One window of Acidobacteriota bacterium genomic DNA carries:
- the rpmA gene encoding 50S ribosomal protein L27 translates to MAHKKGQGSSRNGRDSNSQRLGVKRFGGNIVTGGSILVRQRGRKFRPGLNVGLGKDDTLYAKIAGVVTFEDHGRGGRAISIVPIVEK, encoded by the coding sequence ATGGCACACAAAAAAGGACAGGGCAGCTCCCGTAACGGCCGCGACAGCAATTCGCAGCGCCTCGGCGTCAAGCGATTCGGCGGCAACATCGTCACGGGCGGTTCAATTCTGGTTCGGCAGCGGGGCCGCAAGTTCAGGCCGGGCCTCAATGTCGGCCTGGGCAAAGACGACACGCTGTACGCCAAGATCGCCGGCGTCGTGACGTTCGAAGACCACGGCCGCGGCGGCCGTGCGATCAGCATTGTGCCGATCGTCGAAAAATAA
- the rplU gene encoding 50S ribosomal protein L21 — MYAIVQNGGHQVKMEPGTVVTIDRMASAKGAEVTFEQVLYVSKDGGEIMAGAPFVAGAKVVGVVEDETRGPKIRVFKSKRRKQERRTHGFRADQTRVRITGIQV, encoded by the coding sequence GTGTACGCGATAGTTCAGAACGGCGGACATCAGGTCAAGATGGAGCCCGGAACCGTTGTGACCATCGACAGGATGGCCAGCGCCAAGGGTGCCGAAGTGACCTTTGAGCAGGTGCTGTACGTCTCGAAGGACGGCGGCGAAATCATGGCTGGCGCGCCCTTCGTGGCCGGCGCCAAGGTCGTCGGCGTGGTCGAGGACGAGACCCGCGGACCGAAGATCCGGGTGTTCAAGAGCAAGCGCCGCAAGCAGGAGCGCCGGACCCACGGGTTCCGCGCCGACCAGACCCGCGTGCGCATCACCGGCATCCAGGTCTAG
- the obgE gene encoding GTPase ObgE gives MFVDEVDFRVAAGNGGRGCMAFRREKYVPLGGPSGGDGGDGGSVFLVASPHMNTLVTYRFHPEYHAQRGQHGMGSNCHGKNGKDLVLDVPVGTTVLEVPEDGGEPVEVADLTVAGERFTIAAGGQGGRGNARFVSSTNRAPRRTDPGMPGEIKQLRLKLKLLADVGLVGFPNAGKSTLIARISAAKPKIADYPFTTLTPHLGVVALSDNRSFVVADVPGLIEGAHRGLGLGHQFLRHLERTRLLVHIIDVSGATERDPVVDFDTIRRELELYRPELAEKPQLAVANKMDVVADPEAVDRLEAHLATRHIPLYRISAVTGEGVGRLVEAMWQHLCPPAPDQ, from the coding sequence ATGTTTGTTGACGAAGTCGACTTCCGCGTCGCCGCCGGCAACGGGGGCCGCGGCTGCATGGCGTTCCGGCGGGAGAAGTACGTGCCGCTCGGAGGCCCAAGCGGAGGTGACGGGGGCGACGGGGGCTCGGTGTTTCTGGTGGCCAGCCCGCACATGAACACGCTGGTCACGTACCGCTTCCATCCCGAATACCACGCCCAGCGCGGCCAGCACGGCATGGGCTCGAACTGTCATGGCAAGAATGGCAAGGATCTCGTGCTGGACGTGCCGGTCGGCACCACCGTGCTGGAAGTGCCGGAGGATGGTGGCGAGCCGGTCGAGGTCGCCGATCTGACGGTGGCTGGAGAGCGCTTCACGATTGCCGCGGGCGGTCAGGGCGGCCGAGGCAACGCGCGCTTCGTGAGTTCGACCAATCGGGCACCGAGACGGACCGATCCGGGAATGCCCGGAGAGATCAAACAGCTGCGCCTGAAGTTGAAGCTGCTGGCCGACGTGGGCCTGGTCGGATTCCCCAACGCTGGCAAGTCAACGCTGATCGCACGCATCTCTGCGGCCAAGCCCAAGATTGCCGACTACCCGTTCACGACGTTGACGCCGCATCTGGGCGTGGTTGCCCTGAGCGACAACCGCAGCTTCGTCGTGGCCGACGTGCCTGGGCTCATCGAGGGCGCGCACCGCGGACTGGGACTTGGCCATCAGTTCCTCCGCCATCTCGAGCGGACGCGTCTGCTGGTCCACATCATCGATGTTTCGGGCGCCACCGAGCGCGATCCGGTGGTAGACTTCGACACGATCCGGCGCGAGCTCGAGCTGTACCGTCCGGAACTGGCCGAAAAACCCCAGTTGGCGGTGGCCAACAAGATGGACGTGGTGGCCGATCCCGAGGCCGTCGATCGGCTGGAGGCGCATCTGGCGACGCGGCACATTCCGCTCTATCGGATCTCGGCCGTTACCGGTGAGGGGGTCGGCCGACTGGTGGAAGCCATGTGGCAGCACCTTTGTCCGCCTGCTCCT